From Oncorhynchus clarkii lewisi isolate Uvic-CL-2024 chromosome 26, UVic_Ocla_1.0, whole genome shotgun sequence, the proteins below share one genomic window:
- the LOC139384745 gene encoding probable RNA polymerase II nuclear localization protein SLC7A6OS: MDPSTTILRVKRKRGTDPADALLLACKRIRPETTSQTVGESVPEPDDTEVENSVFKLVATVASQDAPVQTHVREALTRPRMAHALRPSAGSSQRIVGDLRSAKWSTRREERYRILSSHRAGLPAEQPPSTQPEPTEEEPGKNAWSLGEVQVFDIIQEDGDQDKASSKLLTPDPETILCNSMKMIREKLSVSGEGVGVEHREREDDYVYDLYYQETVTAGWIQDILSVRPYSDEGELVPDLVVNEEEVYEDEDDENEEGNWRNDYPDEDGEDGSDREERYGGYWEEEHSYSRRSWDQYQSEVMQELDDDDGDKDDSD, translated from the exons ATGGATCCAAGCACCACTATTCTCCGGgtgaaaagaaagagaggaactGACCCTGCCGATGCTTTGCTACTTGCCTGTAAACGTATTCGACCAGAGACCACATCCCAGACCGTTGGGGAATCTGTGCCTGAGCCGGATGATACAGAGGTTGAGAATTCGGTCTTCAAACTCGTGGCGACCGTTGCATCACAG GATGCCCCGGTCCAGACACATGTTCGTGAAGCACTGACCCGCCCCCGCATGGCCCACGCCCTGCGCCCCTCCGCAGGCAGCTCCCAGAGGATTGTGGGAGATCTACGGAGCGCTAAGTGGAGCACCAGGCGGGAGGAGCGATACAGGATCCTCTCCAGCCATCGAGCAGGGCTGCCAGCAGAACAGCCCCCCTCAACGCAGCCAGAGCCCACAGAGGAGGAGCCAGGCAAAAATGCCTGGAGCCTGGGTGAAGTTCAGGTGTTTGACATTATCCAGGAAGATGGGGACCAGGACAAAGCTTCTAGCAAG TTGCTGACCCCTGACCCAGAGACTATCCTGTGTAACTCGATGAAGATGATCCGTGAGAAGCTGAGTGTGTCTGGAGAGGGTGTGGGTGTTGAGCATCGTGAACGGGAGGACGACTACGTGTATGACCTTTACTACCAGGAAACCGTCACAGCAGGCTGGATCCAGGACATCCTGTCCGTCAGGCCCTACTCAGACGAGGGAGAGTTG GTGCCTGACTTGGTGGTGAATGAGGAAGAAGTGTATGAGGACGAGGATGATGAGAATGAAGAGGGGAACTGGAGGAATGACTACCCAGATGAAGACGGTGAGGATGGCAGCGACAGAGAGGAGCGCTATGGAG GGTACTGGGAAGAGGAGCACTCGTACAGTCGGAGATCCTGGGACCAGTACCAGAGCGAGGTGATGCAAGAATTGGATGATGACGATGGAGACAAGGATGACTCCGACTGA